Proteins found in one Zea mays cultivar B73 chromosome 1, Zm-B73-REFERENCE-NAM-5.0, whole genome shotgun sequence genomic segment:
- the LOC109941386 gene encoding probable pterin-4-alpha-carbinolamine dehydratase, chloroplastic, whose translation MDRTKTLCAVSNLPLQPNAEPLSLDDARRLLFKVVGWRLVLSGGDGDGDEQRPARLQCVWNAALYGAGHAPAALAFEAPNQVMAKLSTSSAAGDSLTINDYIVPWLQLPRSGAGDFFWSARAKVSPRSSVGGEQCSS comes from the coding sequence ATGGACAGAACCAAGACCCTGTGCGCGGTTTCGAACCTCCCGCTGCAGCCCAACGCGgagccgctctccctcgacgacgCGCGCAGGCTCCTCTTCAAGGTCGTCGGGTGGAGGCTCGTCCTCTccggcggcgacggcgacggcgacgagcAGCGTCCCGCACGGCTGCAGTGCGTCTGGAACGCCGCGCTCTACGGCGCCGGCCACGCCCCAGCGGCCCTGGCGTTCGAGGCCCCCAACCAGGTGATGGCCAAGCTCTCCACGTCCTCCGCCGCCGGCGACAGCCTCACCATCAACGACTACATCGTCCCGTGGTTGCAACTGCCGCGAAGCGGAGCCGGTGATTTCTTCTGGAGCGCGCGAGCGAAGGTGTCTCCGCGAAGCAGCGTAGGGGGAGAACAGTGCTCCTCCTAA
- the LOC109943675 gene encoding lysine-rich arabinogalactan protein 19-like, translating to MPASSPSLRCPRLGGSKAFTVPPPNHTFARGASAPASHTPRIRSPVPSPPAIRPPTRAAHTSPSLLSIPPPPAVVCCPAHLRSSTRPMATVVSSALHAVGAVASAKPRSVAPAVARRRSVRMDPQHVA from the exons ATGCCTGCCTCGTCCCCATCCCTGCGATGCCCGCGGCTAGGGGGATCCAAAGCCTTCACCGTGCCGCCACCGAACCACACCTTCGCTCGCGGTGCCTCTGCCCCCGCGTCGCACACACCCCGCATCCGCTCTCCTGTCCCTTCCCCTCCAGCGATTCGGCCTCCCACCCGTGCTGCACACACCTCGCCGTCACTTTTGTCCATCCCACCTCCCCCCGCGGTTGTGTGCTGCCCAGCCCATCTCCGCTCCTCGACAAGACCAATGGCGACTGTTGTGTCCTCCGCTCTGCACGCCGTTGGCGCCGTCGCCTCCGCCAAGCCCAGATCCGTCGCCCCCG CGGTGGCGAGGAGGAGGAGCGTGCGCATGGATCCCCAGCATGTCGCATGA